The proteins below are encoded in one region of Mya arenaria isolate MELC-2E11 chromosome 15, ASM2691426v1:
- the LOC128220364 gene encoding heat shock 70 kDa protein 12A-like yields the protein MASNHHKPLLVAAFDFGTTYSGYAFSFRGNPNKIQTNSTWYAGGGSSKLMSLKTPTSVLLNPEGQFDSFGFEAEDKYAGLAEDDEHHDWKLFRRFKMVLHSNEHLTKDVTVEDICGKRMKAFPLFVMSINFLREHLLEMVTKQMIGIEETDILYVLTVPAIWEDNAKKFMRDAAVAAKIDPNRIKLALEPECASIWCETLGMDVKGAESIQGAQYMVVDLGGGTADISVHEKTSDGNLKQIHKASGGPWGGIFVDENYMKMLGRLFGEKALIDLQHTEMSDYFDITREFEQKKRLFDTVKTKHFIVRVSASLRKLAKKHSKQSLEDRIAALDIQENSITPKASDKLKIDGTIIQSWFKRPIDMLIQHIRSLLAEAKMKRVQTVVLVGGFGESPYVQERIRNEIPAVRMIVPEDAGLAVLKGAVRFGHNPAIVCSRIMKYTYGTKVFSEFDEKKHPCDKKVWKNGGWWVPNCFNVYARVNEEVRVEDQVTMIGTPYSKVSLTPVYRTIQENPEYVTDPGCELIGTVRLENSIDIPFEEQDIEDTFVFGDTELLVKTKNMATGKEAFMTFECFK from the exons ATGGCAAGCAATCATCATAAGCCCCTGCTCGTTGCGGCTTTCGACTTTGGAACCACGTACAGCGGCTATGCATTCTCTTTCCGAGGCAACCCCAACAAGATTCAGACTAACTCGACATGGTATGCAGGCGGTGGATCTTCCAAACTGATGTCATTAAAGACTCCTACCTCCGTTCTTCTCAATCCCGAAGGACAGTTTGATTCGTTTGGATTCGAAGCTGAAGATAAGTACGCAGGCCTAGCTGAAGACGATGAGCACCACGACTGGAAGCTTTTCCGGAGGTTTAAAATGGTTTTGCATAGCAATGAG CATTTGACAAAAGACGTTACGGTGGAGGACATTTGTGGTAAGCGGATGAAGGCTTTCCCGCTGTTTGTCATGTCTATAAATTTCCTGAGAGAGCACTTACTAGAGATGGTTACTAAGCAAATGATTGGAATCGAAGAGACGGACATATTGTATGTGTTGACCGTCCCAGCTATCTGGGAGGACAATGCCAAGAAGTTCATGAGGGATGCAGCAGTTGCA GCTAAAATCGACCCAAACCGCATTAAGCTGGCTTTGGAGCCAGAATGTGCCTCGATCTGGTGTGAGACATTGGGTATGGACGTTAAGGGCGCTGAATCGATTCAAGGAGCACAGTACATGGTCGTCGATCTTGGAG gAGGAACAGCAGATATATCCGTACACGAAAAAACATCTGACGGGAACTTAAAGCAAATCCACAAAGCCAGCGGTGGTCCTTGGGGAGGCATCTTTGTGGATGAAAATTACATGAAAATGTTGGGTCGGCTGTTCGGGGAAAAGGCTCTTATTGACCTGCAACATACTGAAATGagtgattattttgatatcactCGTGAATTTGAGCAGAAGAAACGATTATTTGATACCGttaaaacaaagcattttaTTGTTCGTGTGTCTGCTTCATTGCGTAAACTTGCTAAAAAACATTCCAAACAATCTTTGGAAGACAGAATTGCTGCATTGGACATTCAGGAAAATTCCATAACACCGAAGGCTAGTGACAAGCTGAAGATCGATGGGACAATAATCCAATCATGGTTCAAACGTCCAATCGACATGCTGATCCAGCATATAAGGTCACTCTTGGCAGAAGCAAAAATGAAACGCGTGCAAACCGTTGTTCTAGTTGGTGGATTCGGCGAAAGCCCGTATGTTCAGGAGAGAATTAGGAATGAAATACCCGCCGTGAGGATGATCGTTCCTGAAGACGCGGGCCTCGCCGTGTTAAAAGGCGCCGTGAGGTTTGGACACAACCCCGCCATTGTCTGCTCAAGGATTATGAAATACACCTATGGGACAAAAGTGTTTAGTGAGTTTGATGAAAAGAAGCACCCATGTGATAAGAAGGTTTGGAAGAATGGAGGGTGGTGGGTGCCTAATTGTTTCAATGTGTACGCGCGGGTAAACGAGGAGGTGAGAGTGGAAGATCAAGTGACCATGATTGGTACTCCTTATAGTAAAGTTTCCCTCACACCCGTCTACAGGACGATACAGGAGAACCCTGAGTATGTGACAGACCCTGGATGTGAACTAATTGGGACTGTTAGACTGGAAAACAGCATTGACATTCCTTTTGAAGAACAGGATATAGAAGACACGTTCGTGTTCGGGGATACTGAGTTGCTGGTGAAGACGAAAAACATGGCAACGGGGAAAGAGGCCTTCATGACATTTGAGTGTTTCAAATAA